A genomic window from Lotus japonicus ecotype B-129 chromosome 1, LjGifu_v1.2 includes:
- the LOC130731467 gene encoding LOW QUALITY PROTEIN: pectinesterase-like (The sequence of the model RefSeq protein was modified relative to this genomic sequence to represent the inferred CDS: inserted 1 base in 1 codon), whose translation MKQLAFNKISGSSSSNKKLFWPLFATLLLVVAAIVVVGVSVSSRGKNDNIAYFSSSHVIIKSACSSTLYPDLCLSTLLASSNSDSQKVVSGHKDVIELSLNITTGIVQRNYFTVERLLLERKGAGHTLTKRQKTALHDCLETIDETLDELSKAKDDLIHSDLSLSRHTDHLKTLISSAITNQATCLDGFSHDVADKNLRKYLEEGELHAERMCSNALAMTNNLTDEINNSRRKLMYMSIDQLEDKEDGMMIRWPEWISATDRRLLQAGTVTPDVVVAADGSGKFKTVSEAVAAAPEKSSKRYIIKIKAGVYRENVDVPKKKTNIMFVGDGRTNTIITASRNVVDGSTTFNSATVAVVGEGFLARDITFQNTAGPSKHQAVALRVGADLSAFYLCDFLAYQDTLYVHSNRQFFVKCLIAGTVDFIFGNSAVVFQDCDIHARRPNSGQXNMVTAQGRLDPNQNTGIVIQKCRIGATKDLEAVKSSFPTFLGRPWKDYSRTVIMQSSITDVIDPAGWHEWNGNFALNTLFYGEYLNTGPGAATSRRVNWKGFKVITSASEAQAFTPANFIAGSTWLSSTGFPFSLGL comes from the exons ATGAAACAATTAGCCTTTAACAAAATTTCAGGTTCCTCGTCGTCTAACAAGAAGCTCTTCTGGCCTCTCTTTGCTACTTTGCTTCTTGTGGTCGCCGCCATTGTGGTTGTGGGCGTATCAGTAAGTTCCCGTGGCAAGAACGATAATATTGCCTACTTCTCTTCATCCCACGTGATCATCAAAAGCGCTTGCAGCAGCACTCTGTACCCAGATTTGTGCTTGTCAACACTATTAGCCTCCTCCAACTCTGACTCTCAGAAAGTAGTTTCCGGTCACAAAGATGTGATAGAGTTGTCCTTGAACATCACCACTGGAATTGTTCAGCGCAATTACTTCACGGTGGAGAGGCTGCTCTTAGAAAGAAAGGGCGCCGGCCACACGCTCACCAAGAGGCAGAAAACCGCTCTCCACGATTGCCTGGAAACCATTGATGAGACCCTCGACGAGCTGAGCAAGGCCAAGGATGATCTCATACATTCTGATCTGTCTCTGTCTCGCCACACTGATCATCTCAAGACTCTGATCAGCTCCGCCATAACTAACCAAGCTACTTGCTTGGATGGTTTCTCCCACGACGTAGCTGACAAGAACCTCAGGAAGTATCTGGAGGAAGGAGAATTGCATGCGGAGCGCATGTGCAGCAACGCACTGGCAATGACCAACAACCTCACTGATGAGATCAACAACAGCAGGAGGAAACTGATGTATATGTCCATAGATCAGCTGGAGGATAAGGAGGATGGGATGATGATCAGGTGGCCCGAATGGATTTCTGCCACCGACAGACGGCTTCTGCAAGCGGGCACGGTGACTCCTGATGTGGTGGTAGCGGCAGATGGCAGCGGGAAGTTCAAGACGGTGTCAGAGGCGGTGGCTGCAGCTCCTGAGAAGAGTAGCAAGAGATACATTATTAAGATAAAAGCAGGAGTCTACAGAGAGAATGTGGATGTGCCGAAGAAGAAGACTAATATCATGTTCGTTGGTGATGGGAGGACCAACACTATCATCACGGCAAGTAGAAATGTTGTTGATGGCAGCACCACCTTCAACTCTGCCACCGTCG CCGTGGTGGGTGAAGGATTCTTGGCGCGAGACATTACCTTTCAAAACACAGCAGGTCCCTCAAAGCACCAAGCAGTGGCCCTTCGAGTGGGGGCAGATCTCTCAGCCTTCTACTTGTGCGACTTCCTTGCGTACCAAGACACCCTCTACGTTCACAGCAATCGGCAGTTCTTTGTGAAATGTTTAATAGCTGGCACTGTTGACTTCATCTTTGGGAACTCAGCTGTTGTGTTCCAAGACTGTGACATCCATGCCAGGCGTCCCAACTCAGGCC AGAACATGGTCACTGCACAAGGACGCCTTGATCCTAACCAAAACACAGGCATTGTCATCCAAAAGTGTAGGATTGGTGCCACCAAGGATTTGGAAGCCGTTAAGAGCAGCTTCCCCACGTTCCTTGGGAGGCCATGGAAGGACTACTCTAGGACTGTTATCATGCAATCTTCCATAACTGATGTCATTGACCCTGCTGGCTGGCACGAGTGGAATGGCAATTTTGCTCTCAATACCTTGTTTTATGGGGAGTATCTCAACACTGGGCCAGGTGCTGCCACCTCCCGAAGGGTTAACTGGAAAGGGTTTAAGGTCATCACCAGTGCTTCCGAGGCCCAGGCTTTTACTCCAGCTAATTTCATTGCAGGTTCTACCTGGTTGTCCTCCACTGGATTCCCATTCTCTCTTGGTCTTTAA
- the LOC130727357 gene encoding uncharacterized protein LOC130727357: MIESLSKSKSERTVTQGERDMAARLAAEATERAARAAQVAELEATNAHSNGRNNERWKKLDIPVYNGEEGAFGWVNKLERYFRIRGAEENEKLQAVIVALDGKALSWYQWWETCNPNVSWDGFKVAIIERFQSVVAHSPFAALLALKQDGTVEEYVTQFEKFAGMVNGVGEDYLMDIFLNGLKEEVGAEVKLYEPQHLSTMMKKTLMIDQKNQAVLKTGGATWNKGGSTYKSPTYTRTVSVDTGQKSGFKGPNSPSTSVGSNNVVNSERSFNRGRTGGFKRLSEAEMQEKLRKGECFKCDEKFGPNHVCKNKQLRVMLLEEDEEIEGTEDEETITEDRGDLVEYKQLSLNSIVGFTSRRSLKVWGTIGTEKVVVLVDCGATHNFIAQDLVERLQLTVQETPTYVVEVGDGHKVKCRGMCNGVKVQIQGIDVHQNYYLFGLGGEDVVLGLEWLASLGEIRANFEKLTLRFNLNGQQRLLKGEPELIKGKAPLNSMWKALHQQGEGYMVQCKVVEATEESKLHCPAELAQVLAEFQTLFEPIQGLPPPRRQDHAIHLKEGADIPHLRPYRYPHYQKTEIEKMVNEMLNAGITRPSVSPYSSPVILVKKKDGSWRFCVDYRALNKVTVPNKFPIPVIDELLDELGMATIFSKLDLRFGYHQIRMREDDVEKTAFRTHEGHYEFVVMPFGLSNAPSTFQALMNEVLKPLLRKYVLVFFDDILVFSLTMQEHQQHLAHVLSLLEQNSLKVNGKKCTFGQTRLEYLGYVIPAGEVAADPKKLETMWTWPIPKDIKSLRGFLRLTGYYRRFVQGYGHIARPLTQLLKKDSFLWSDEAQKAFEQLKEAMTMLPTLAVSDFTKTYVLETDASGTGLGAVLLQEGRPLAYWSATLSDRNQRKSVYERELMAVVKAVQRWRHYLLGHHFIIRTDQKA; this comes from the coding sequence ATGATCGAGTCCTTATCCAAATCTAAGTCTGAGCGCACGGTGACACAGGGTGAGCGAGATATGGCCGCGCGGTTAGCAGCGGAGGCGACGGAAAGAGCGGCGCGAGCGGCGCAAGTGGCAGAATTGGAGGCAACAAACGCGCACTCAAATGGTAGGAACAATGAGCGATGGAAGAAACTCGATATCCCAGTGTATAATGGCGAAGAAGGTGCGTTTGGCTGGGTCAATAAACTTGAGCGTTACTTCCGAATCAGAGGTGCTGAAGAGAATGAGAAATTACAAGCAGTAATTGTGGCACTAGATGGCAAGGCATTGAGTTGGTATCAATGGTGGGAGACTTGCAACCCAAATGTGAGTTGGGACGGGTTCAAGGTTGCTATTATAGAGAGGTTCCAATCAGTTGTGGCTCATAGCCCTTTTGCAGCCTTGCTAGCACTGAAACAGGATGGTACAGTTGAGGAATATGTTACTCAGTTTGAGAAGTTTGCGGGGATGGTGAATGGCGTGGGCGAAGACTACTTGATGGATATATTTTTGAATGGATTGAAGGAAGAAGTGGGAGCTGAGGTGAAATTGTATGAACCTCAGCACTTGTCCACCATGATGAAGAAGACCCTGATGATAGATCAGAAGAATCAAGCAGTGCTTAAAACTGGTGGAGCTACTTGGAATAAAGGAGGAAGCACTTATAAGAGTCCAACTTACACTAGAACTGTGTCTGTGGACACTGGTCAGAAATCTGGTTTTAAAGGTCCAAATTCTCCAAGTACCTCGGTGGGATCTAACAATGTGGTGAACTCTGAGAGAAGTTTCAATAGGGGTAGAACTGGAGGATTCAAGAGGTTATCAGAAGCAGAGATGCAAGAAAAACTTAGGAAAGGAGAATGTTTCAAATGTGATGAGAAGTTTGGACCCAATCATGTTTGCAAAAACAAACAATTGAGGGTCATGTTacttgaggaagatgaagaaatagAGGGGACAGAAGATGAGGAAACAATTACAGAGGACCGAGGAGACTTGGTGGAGTACAAACAACTGTCCTTGAACAGCATTGTGGGGTTTACTTCCAGGAGATCATTGAAAGTTTGGGGTACTATAGGGACAGAGAAGGTGGTGGTGCTAGTTGACTGTGGGGCTACCCATAATTTTATAGCTCAGGACTTGGTGGAAAGATTACAACTCACTGTGCAGGAAACACCTACTTATGTGGTTGAGGTTGGAGATGGCCATAAGGTGAAGTGCAGAGGCATGTGCAATGGGGTGAAGGTGCAAATACAGGGAATTGATGTTCATCAGAATTATTACTTATTTGGCTTGGGAGGGGAGGATGTCGTACTGGGCTTGGAGTGGTTAGCATCATTGGGAGAGATTAGagcaaattttgaaaaattgaCTCTGAGATTCAATTTGAATGGCCAGCAGAGGTTATTAAAGGGAGAACCAGAATTGATTAAGGGAAAAGCTCCCCTTAATTCAATGTGGAAGGCTCTGCACCAGCAAGGAGAGGGTTATATGGTACAATGCAAGGTGGTAGAAGCAACAGAAGAATCAAAACTGCATTGTCCAGCAGAATTGGCTCAGGTGTTGGCTGAGTTCCAGACTCTCTTTGAGCCAATCCAAGGACTGCCACCTCCAAGGAGACAAGATCATGCAATACACTTAAAAGAGGGAGCTGATATTCCACATTTAAGACCGTACAGGTACCCTCATTACCAAAAAACTGAAATAGAGAAAATGGTTAATGAGATGTTGAACGCTGGAATCACTAGGCCAAGTGTAAGTCCGTACTCTAGTCCAGTCATCTTGGTAAAAAAGAAAGATGGAAGCTGGAGATTTTGCGTTGACTATAGGGCCCTTAACAAGGTGACAGTGCCCAACAAATTTCCAATTCCAGTGATTGATGAATTGTTGGATGAATTGGGGATGGCAACTATTTTTTCTAAATTGGACTTGAGGTTCGGTTACCATCAAATCCGAATGAGAGAAGACGATGTAGAGAAAACAGCCTTTAGAACTCATGAGGGACACTATGAGTTTGTGGTTATGCCATTTGGGTTGTCCAATGCTCCTTCTACCTTTCAGGCATTAATGAATGAGGTTCTGAAACCCTTACTCAGGAAATATGTCTTGGTGTTTTTCGATGACATTTTGGTGTTCAGTTTGACTATGCAAGAGCATCAACAACACTTGGCTCATGTCCTGTCTTTATTGGAGCAGAACAGTTTGAAGGTGAATGGTAAGAAATGCACATTTGGACAGACAAGATTGGAATATTTGGGGTATGTGATCCCTGCTGGAGAAGTGGCAGCAGACCCCAAAAAGCTGGAAACGATGTGGACTTGGCCGATTCCCAAGGATATTAAAAGTCTTAGGGGATTTTTGAGATTAACAGGATATTATAGAAGGTTTGTGCAAGGTTATGGACACATTGCAAGACCCCTCACCCAACTTTTGAAGAAGGATTCTTTCCTATGGAGTGACGAAGCACAGAAGGCATTCGAGCAATTGAAGGAAGCCATGACTATGTTACCAACACTAGCAGTCTCTGACTTTACAAAAACCTATGTGCTGGAAACTGATGCCTCAGGTACAGGCTTGGGAGCTGTGCTATTACAGGAGGGAAGGCCCTTGGCTTATTGGAGTGCTACTTTATCTGACCGGAATCAACGAAAGTCAGTATATGAGAGGGAGCTTATGGCAGTGGTTAAGGCAGTCCAAAGGTGGAGACACTACCTATTAGGCCACCATTTCATCATTAGAACCGACCAAAAAGCTTGA
- the LOC130731468 gene encoding uncharacterized protein LOC130731468 isoform X2: MAVNCIISSTQIPIQKYRSFLKYPNRDLNFISKRSFVPLKEASLLRIKASISNKGIVCYQDEHGEIVCEGYDEGPCFKRISKPSYHPSPRGCADQLRDSQITNLLLRQSWVQIVKGDELSNAVVEGMSLQEDLNCNGSNSFC; the protein is encoded by the exons ATGGCTGTTAACTGTATAATTTCTTCAACTCAAATCCCAATTCAGAAATACAGATCATTTCTCAAGTACCCAAACAGAGATTTGAATTTTATTTCCAAACGCAGCTTTGTCCCACTGAAAGAGGCATCATTACTGAGGATCAAAGCATCCATCAGCAACAAG GGTATAGTCTGCTATCAAGATGAGCATGGAGAAATAGTTTGTGAAGGGTATGATGAAGGACCTTGTTttaaaagaatttcaaagccATCCTATCATCCAAGTCCAAG AGGTTGTGCTGATCAGCTCAGAGATTCCCAAATAACAAATCTTCTGCTTCGACAAAGTTGGGTCCAGATTGTTAAAGGGGATGAACTCAGTAATGCAGTAGTTGAAGGTATGAGTCTGCAGGAGGACTTAAACTGCAATGGTTCTAACTCATTCTGCTAA
- the LOC130731468 gene encoding uncharacterized protein LOC130731468 isoform X1, whose protein sequence is MAVNCIISSTQIPIQKYRSFLKYPNRDLNFISKRSFVPLKEASLLRIKASISNKVYEDESQGIVCYQDEHGEIVCEGYDEGPCFKRISKPSYHPSPRGCADQLRDSQITNLLLRQSWVQIVKGDELSNAVVEGMSLQEDLNCNGSNSFC, encoded by the exons ATGGCTGTTAACTGTATAATTTCTTCAACTCAAATCCCAATTCAGAAATACAGATCATTTCTCAAGTACCCAAACAGAGATTTGAATTTTATTTCCAAACGCAGCTTTGTCCCACTGAAAGAGGCATCATTACTGAGGATCAAAGCATCCATCAGCAACAAG GTCTATGAAGATGAATCCCAGGGTATAGTCTGCTATCAAGATGAGCATGGAGAAATAGTTTGTGAAGGGTATGATGAAGGACCTTGTTttaaaagaatttcaaagccATCCTATCATCCAAGTCCAAG AGGTTGTGCTGATCAGCTCAGAGATTCCCAAATAACAAATCTTCTGCTTCGACAAAGTTGGGTCCAGATTGTTAAAGGGGATGAACTCAGTAATGCAGTAGTTGAAGGTATGAGTCTGCAGGAGGACTTAAACTGCAATGGTTCTAACTCATTCTGCTAA